A window of the Salvelinus alpinus chromosome 3, SLU_Salpinus.1, whole genome shotgun sequence genome harbors these coding sequences:
- the LOC139570651 gene encoding BAG family molecular chaperone regulator 3-like has product MARYKGSRSLSSMNTQSPMVDMVNNNDPLPPGWEIKIDPQTGWHFFVDHINRTTSWNDPRHDFKKVSQLSQNGPSVPPEPSPQEMQKAFVRDMKHPTLRQGYIPIPVCHEGGDIRQQQQHQCFPYIQPTALQNVRADGRTPSPTPTLHCRPRSPLQGPSESTTPEPYMSCSPSSQEPEGHPFHQPPRPSSTGLQAGYIPIPVIHERAGGHPQQAPVNSALYTQRFPAYSEHQPSFHHLQPEDWSGHHGPTPSSRDRASPSPSVLPQHRETAAIHIPPHMRSQSPLSAQVITERPQVQVRHHHVPQRESPHRMEQEQEISQYPQTVQREADTHQLQQPQMSQQPQQQPQQPQQYQQPQQYQQPQHQQQQPQQYQKPQQPQQYQQSEQYQQPQQPQQYQKPEKYQQQPQPQPQPKQTANITVQMPPKPEAQEPVDAPAPQEVPPTKAENESTAQCHPGLAKVQKIVERVAKLEQEVKCFDGKKNDKRYLLLEELLTKELLALDSVDPEGRVDVRQARRDGVRRVQTILDALEMLDERTSEPVSESSMEGESPPQKGEQPGTISQANVQMAREIS; this is encoded by the exons ATGGCAAGGTATAAAGGATCAAGGAGTTTGAGCAGCATGAACACACAGTCACCAATGGTAGATATGGTCAATAATAACGATCCTCTACCGCCAGGATGGGAAATAAAAATTGACCCACAGACAGGATGGCATTTTTTTGTGGATCACATTAATCGCACAACAAGCTGGAATGACCCAAGACACGATTTCAAAAAG gtCAGCCAGCTGTCTCAAAATGGCCCCAGTGTGCCCCCAGAGCCGAGTCCTCAGGAGATGCAGAAGGCCTTCGTGAGAGACATGAAGCACCCCACCCTCCGTCAGGGTTACATCCCAATCCCAGTCTGCCATGAAGGCGGAGACATCCGTCAGCAACAGCAACACCAATGTTTCCCGTACATCCAGCCGACTGCTCTGCAAAATGTACGAGCAGACGGACGGACACCCTCCCCCACCCCGACGCTCCACTGCAGGCCTAGATCTCCTTTGCAGGGTCCCTCCGAGAGCACTACCCCTGAGCCCTACATGTCCTGTTCGCCTAGTTCACAAGAACCTGAG GGCCACCCCTTCCACCAGCCCCCACGACCCAGCAGCACAGGCCTCCAGGCAGGTTACATCCCCATCCCAGTGATCCACGAGAGGGCCGGAGGTCACCCACAACAGGCCCCTGTCAACTCCGCTCTCTACACCCAGCGCTTTCCGGCTTACTCAGAGCACCAGCCCTCCTTCCACCACCTACAACCAGAGGACTGGAGCGGTCATCATGGGCCCACGCCTTCTTCCCGGGACCGTGCCTCCCCCTCCCCGAGCGTGCTTCCCCAGCACCGTGAGACTGCCGCCATCCATATCCCTCCGCATATGAGGAGCCAGTCTCCCCTCAGTGCCCAGGTCATTACAGAGAGACCACAG GTCCAGGTCCGCCATCACCATGTCCCACAGAGAGAATCACCCCACAGAatggagcaggagcaggagatcTCTCAGTATCcccaaacagtgcagagagaggCTGACACACATCAGCTTCAACAGCCACAGATGTcccaacaaccacaacaacagccacagcagccacaacaataccaacaaccacaacaataccaacaaccacaacatcaacaacagcagCCACAACAGTACCAAAagccacaacaaccacaacaatacCAACAATCTGAACAGTACCAACAACCACAACAGCcacaacagtatcaaaagccagaaaaataccaacaacaaccacagccacAACCGCAGCCGAAACAGACAGCAAACATCACAGTCCAGATGCCCCCGAAACCAGAAGCCCAGGAGCCAGTGGATGCTCCTGCTCCACAGGAGGTCCCGCCCACAAAAGCAGAAAACGAGTCCACCGCTCAGTGTCACCCAGGCTTGGCTAAAGTACAAAAGATAGTGGAGAGAGTGGCGAAACTGGAGCAAGAGGTGAAATGCTTTGATGGGAAGAAGAACGATAAGAGGTACTTGCTGCTGGAGGAGCTGTTGACCAAAGAGCTTTTGGCATTGGACTCAGTGGACCCAGAGGGGCGTGTGGATGTGCGACAGGCACGACGTGACGGAGTCCGGAGGGTCCAGACCATACTGGATGCACTGGAGATGCTGGATGAGCGGACATCGGAGCCAGTCAGTGAGTCCTCGATGGAGGGCGAGAGCCCGCCACAGAAAGGAGAGCAGCCAGGTACGATCAGCCAAGCGAATGTGCAGATGGCCAGGGAGATCTCATAA